A single genomic interval of Alteromonas sp. CI.11.F.A3 harbors:
- a CDS encoding acyl-CoA dehydrogenase family protein — MNFDLSDDQLAFEETARQFAMQEFAPHAAQWDRDHHFPIEAIKKAGELGFCGLYTPESEGGLGLSRLDASIIFEQLSMGCTTTTAMLTIHNMATWMIATWGQEAVKKQWCDVLVSGEKLASYCLTEPGAGSDAASLKTKATPVDNGYVLNGAKVFISGAGSTDVLVVMARTGGDGPKGISAFAVPADAEGIIYGKAEEKMGWNAQPTRMITFDNVKIDASCRLGDEGQGFKMAMQGLDGGRINIATCSIGTAQQALNVARQYLTEREQFGKPIATFQALQFKLADMATELVAARQMVRMAASKLDSKHADSSTYCAMAKRFATDVGFKVCNDALQLHGGYGYIKEYPLERHVRDVRVHQILEGTNEIMRVIIGRRLLSDENSVL, encoded by the coding sequence TTTTCCCATAGAGGCCATTAAAAAAGCGGGTGAACTAGGTTTTTGCGGTTTGTATACACCTGAATCAGAAGGCGGATTGGGGTTATCGCGCCTCGATGCATCTATCATTTTCGAGCAGCTTTCTATGGGATGTACCACCACCACGGCCATGCTGACAATTCATAACATGGCCACGTGGATGATTGCGACTTGGGGCCAAGAAGCCGTTAAAAAGCAATGGTGTGACGTACTTGTATCAGGTGAAAAACTGGCGTCTTATTGCCTAACTGAGCCCGGTGCAGGCTCAGATGCTGCTTCATTAAAAACCAAAGCTACGCCAGTAGACAATGGCTATGTGCTTAACGGCGCAAAAGTGTTTATTTCTGGCGCAGGCAGTACCGACGTGCTCGTGGTAATGGCGCGTACCGGAGGAGATGGCCCAAAAGGGATCAGTGCCTTTGCCGTTCCAGCTGATGCTGAAGGTATTATTTATGGCAAAGCAGAAGAAAAAATGGGCTGGAATGCCCAGCCAACCAGAATGATCACTTTCGACAATGTAAAAATTGATGCGTCGTGTCGCCTAGGTGATGAAGGGCAAGGCTTTAAAATGGCTATGCAAGGGTTAGACGGTGGGCGAATTAATATAGCTACGTGCTCCATAGGAACAGCGCAACAAGCGCTCAATGTGGCCAGGCAGTATCTCACTGAACGTGAGCAGTTTGGAAAACCCATAGCTACCTTCCAAGCGTTGCAATTCAAACTCGCGGATATGGCAACCGAATTAGTCGCAGCCCGTCAAATGGTTAGAATGGCGGCCAGTAAGCTTGATAGCAAACATGCCGATAGCAGTACATATTGCGCAATGGCCAAACGGTTTGCGACAGATGTGGGTTTTAAGGTGTGTAACGACGCGTTACAGTTACATGGTGGATACGGTTATATCAAAGAATATCCGCTAGAACGTCACGTAAGAGATGTACGGGTACATCAAATACTAGAAGGCACGAACGAAATTATGCGAGTCATAATCGGTAGGCGCTTGCTAAGCGATGAAAACAGCGTTCTGTGA